One part of the Sarcophilus harrisii chromosome 5, mSarHar1.11, whole genome shotgun sequence genome encodes these proteins:
- the SINHCAF gene encoding SIN3-HDAC complex-associated factor isoform X1, with product MFGFHKPKMYRSIEGCCICRAKSSSSRFTDSKRYEKDFQSCFGLHETRSGDICNACVLLVKRWKKLPAGSKKNWNHVVDARAGPSLKTTLKPKKVKTLSGNRIKSNQINKLQKEFKRHNSDAHSTTSSASPAQSPCYSNQSDDGSDMEISSGSSRTPVFSFLDLTYWKRQKVCCGIIYKGRFGEVLIDTHLFKPCCGNKKAAAEQPEEQRPESLPVSNQEEW from the exons ATGTTTGGTTTCCACAAACCAAAGATGTACAGAAGTATAGAGGGTTGCTGTATTTGCAGAGCCAAGTCCTCCAGTTCTCGTTTCACTGATAGTAAACGCTACGAGAAGGATTTCCAGAGTTGCTTTGG GTTGCATGAAACTCGTTCAGGAGACATCTGTAATGCCTGTGTGCTTCTGgtgaaaagatggaaaaagctACCAGCAGGAtcaaaaaaaaactggaatcaT GTGGTAGATGCAAGGGCTGGACCCAGTCTAAAGACTACATTAAAgccaaagaaagtaaaaactcTTTCTGGAAATAGAATAAAGAGCAACCAGATCAACAAATTGCAAAAGGAATTCAAACGACACA ATTCTGATGCTCATAGCACCACTTCAAGTGCCTCCCCAGCTCAATCCCCATGTTACAGTAATCAGTCTGATGATGGCTCAGATATGGAGATCAGCTCTGGGTCTAGCAGAACACCagtcttttcctttttagatCTCACCtactggaaaag acaGAAAGTATGCTGTGGGATTATCTACAAAGGGCGTTTTGGGGAAGTTCTAATAGACACACATCTATTCAAGCCCTGTTGTGGAAATAAAAAGGCAGCTGCAGAACAACCAGAGGAGCAGAGACCAGAATCTCTGCCTGTCTCTAATCAGGAGGAATGGTGA
- the SINHCAF gene encoding SIN3-HDAC complex-associated factor isoform X2, whose translation MFGFHKPKMYRSIEGCCICRAKSSSSRFTDSKRYEKDFQSCFGLHETRSGDICNACVLLVKRWKKLPAGSKKNWNHVVDARAGPSLKTTLKPKKVKTLSGNRIKSNQINKLQKEFKRHNSDAHSTTSSASPAQSPCYSNQSDDGSDMEISSGSSRTPVFSFLDLTYWKRKYAVGLSTKGVLGKF comes from the exons ATGTTTGGTTTCCACAAACCAAAGATGTACAGAAGTATAGAGGGTTGCTGTATTTGCAGAGCCAAGTCCTCCAGTTCTCGTTTCACTGATAGTAAACGCTACGAGAAGGATTTCCAGAGTTGCTTTGG GTTGCATGAAACTCGTTCAGGAGACATCTGTAATGCCTGTGTGCTTCTGgtgaaaagatggaaaaagctACCAGCAGGAtcaaaaaaaaactggaatcaT GTGGTAGATGCAAGGGCTGGACCCAGTCTAAAGACTACATTAAAgccaaagaaagtaaaaactcTTTCTGGAAATAGAATAAAGAGCAACCAGATCAACAAATTGCAAAAGGAATTCAAACGACACA ATTCTGATGCTCATAGCACCACTTCAAGTGCCTCCCCAGCTCAATCCCCATGTTACAGTAATCAGTCTGATGATGGCTCAGATATGGAGATCAGCTCTGGGTCTAGCAGAACACCagtcttttcctttttagatCTCACCtactggaaaag AAAGTATGCTGTGGGATTATCTACAAAGGGCGTTTTGGGGAAGTTCTAA